One segment of Mesoplodon densirostris isolate mMesDen1 chromosome 6, mMesDen1 primary haplotype, whole genome shotgun sequence DNA contains the following:
- the ZDHHC12 gene encoding palmitoyltransferase ZDHHC12 isoform X2 — protein sequence MIPPHSPPLASPALRQWEEQGELLLPLTFLLLVLGSLLLYLAVSLMDPGYVNVLPQPQEAAKEEQTAMVPQAIPLRRCRYCMVLQPLRAHHCRECRRCVRRYDHHCPWMENCVGERNHPLFVAYLALQLVVLLWGLYLAWSGLRFFRPWGLWLRSSGLLFATFLLLSLFSLVASLLLASHLYLVASNTTTWEFISSHRIAYLRQRPGNPFDRGLTRNLAHFFCGWPSGSWETLWAEEEEGSSQDV from the exons CCTCACTCTCCCCCTCTGGCCTCTCCAGCGCTGCGGCAGTGGGAAGAGCAGGGGGAGCTGCTCCTGCCCCTCACCTTCCTGCTCTTGGTACTGGGCTCCCTGCTGCTTTACCTGGCTGTGTCACTCATGGACCCGGGATACGTGAAtgtcctgccccagccccag GAGGCGGCCAAGGAAGAGCAGACAGCCATGGTTCCTCAGGCCATCCCTCTTCGGCGCTGCAGATACTGCATGGTGCTG CAACCCCTGCGGGCCCATCACTGCCGTGAGTGCCGTCGTTGTGTCCGCCGATACGACCACCACTGCCCCTGGATGGAGAACTGCGTGGGGGAGCGCAATCACCCACTCTTTGTGGCCTACCTGGCGCTGCAGCTGGTGGTGCTTCTGTGGGGCCTGTACCTGGCATG GTCTGGCCTCCGCTTCTTCCGGCCTTGGGGGCTCTGGCTGCGGTCCAGTGGGCTCCTGTTTGCCACCTTCCTGCTGCTGTCGCTCTTCTCCCTAGTGGCCAGCCTGCTCTTGGCCTCGCACCTCTACCTGGTGGCCAGCAACACCACCACCTGGGAGTTCATCTCCTCACACCGCATCGCCTACCTCCGCCAGCGCCCCGGCAACCCCTTCGACCGCGGCCTGACCCGCAACCTGGCCCACTTCTTCTGTGGATGGCCCTCGGGGTCCTGGGAGACCCTCTgggctgaggaggaggaaggcagtAGCCAGGATGTTTAG